A DNA window from Eretmochelys imbricata isolate rEreImb1 chromosome 3, rEreImb1.hap1, whole genome shotgun sequence contains the following coding sequences:
- the PRSS55 gene encoding serine protease 55 isoform X1, whose product MAIPTLRCAACSELPLRRRVPPTFAEGLCSPCSRFDSILLLSPPDLYIAFGGADLESHQVEKKKLDRLILHEHFDSANMDNDVALILLDSPIEFSEQKLPICLPFIRDLQTWKGCWVAGWGAPVAGDKTTLTKRLKKMEMKLISKKQCSEWVPELTENTLCAGSAEGGKDACQGDHGGPLVCTYGDVMKWFALGIVSGREGCGEKQHPGMYTFIFNYLEWIQAETAREGKPFIPEGLDNITISKRLRSGARKQPASPASSLLLFFYFTILLMMIFKSY is encoded by the exons ATGGCTATCCCAACCCTGCGATGTGCAGCGTGCTCTGAGCTCCCTCTCCGAAGGAGGGTCCCCCCCACCTTTGCAGAAGGACTTTGCTCCCCTTGTTCACGCTTTGACTCCATTTTGTTACTAAGTCCACCAGATCTTTACATAGCCTTTGGGGGAGCCGACTTGGAAAGCCACCAAGTAGAGAAGAAAAAGCTGGACAGGCTGATTCTGCATGAGCACTTCGATAGCGCGAACATGGACAACGACGTAGCCTTGATCCTGCTCGACTCACCGATAGAGTTCAGTGAACAGAAACTGCCCATCTGCTTGCCCTTCATTCGTGACCTTCAGACATGGAAGGGCTGCTGGGTTGCTGGTTGGGGAGCCCCGGTTGCAG GGGACAAGACGACATTAACCAAGAGGCTAAAGAAAATGGAGATGAAGCTGATCAGCAAGAAGCAGTGCTCCGAGTGGGTCCCGGAGCTAACGGAGAACACACTGTGTGCTGGCTCTGCGGAAGGAGGGAAGGATGCCTGCCAG GGAGACCACGGGGGACCTTTGGTTTGCACCTATGGAGACGTCATGAAGTGGTTCGCACTTGGCATAGTCAGCGGCAGAGAAGGCTGCGGGGAAAAACAGCATCCCGGAATGTACACCTTCATTTTCAACTACTTGGAGTGGATCCAGGCAGAGACAGCCAGGGAAGGGAAGCCTTTTATCCCCGAAGGGCTGGATAACATCACAATTTCAAAGCGGCTTCGCTCCGGCGCTAGGAAGCAGCCTGCATCTCCTGCTTCTTCGCtccttttgtttttctattttactATTTTGCTCATGATGATTTTCAAATCATACTAA
- the PRSS55 gene encoding serine protease 55 isoform X2, producing MAIPTLRCAACSELPLRRRVPPTFAEGLCSPCSRFDSILLLSPPDLYIAFGGADLESHQVEKKKLDRLILHEHFDSANMDNDVALILLDSPIEFSEQKLPICLPFIRDLQTWKGCWVAGWGAPVAGDKTTLTKRLKKMEMKLISKKQCSEWVPELTENTLCAGSAEGGKDACQVKETTGDLWFAPMETS from the exons ATGGCTATCCCAACCCTGCGATGTGCAGCGTGCTCTGAGCTCCCTCTCCGAAGGAGGGTCCCCCCCACCTTTGCAGAAGGACTTTGCTCCCCTTGTTCACGCTTTGACTCCATTTTGTTACTAAGTCCACCAGATCTTTACATAGCCTTTGGGGGAGCCGACTTGGAAAGCCACCAAGTAGAGAAGAAAAAGCTGGACAGGCTGATTCTGCATGAGCACTTCGATAGCGCGAACATGGACAACGACGTAGCCTTGATCCTGCTCGACTCACCGATAGAGTTCAGTGAACAGAAACTGCCCATCTGCTTGCCCTTCATTCGTGACCTTCAGACATGGAAGGGCTGCTGGGTTGCTGGTTGGGGAGCCCCGGTTGCAG GGGACAAGACGACATTAACCAAGAGGCTAAAGAAAATGGAGATGAAGCTGATCAGCAAGAAGCAGTGCTCCGAGTGGGTCCCGGAGCTAACGGAGAACACACTGTGTGCTGGCTCTGCGGAAGGAGGGAAGGATGCCTGCCAGGTAAA GGAGACCACGGGGGACCTTTGGTTTGCACCTATGGAGACGTCATGA